One Methylobacterium sp. 77 DNA window includes the following coding sequences:
- a CDS encoding phage tail protein: protein MSRWTRRRWTRTEAAVALAVIALALVFGLIEWAGYWPEALTATKVRRAPMRF from the coding sequence TTGAGCCGGTGGACACGGCGGCGTTGGACGCGGACGGAAGCTGCCGTCGCCCTCGCTGTGATTGCCCTCGCTCTGGTCTTCGGCCTCATCGAATGGGCCGGCTACTGGCCCGAGGCCCTGACGGCCACGAAGGTTCGGCGGGCACCGATGCGGTTCTAG